One genomic segment of Candidatus Fukatsuia endosymbiont of Tuberolachnus salignus includes these proteins:
- a CDS encoding recombinase family protein, whose amino-acid sequence MLIGYIRVSTNDQNTQLQRNALISVNCEQIFVDKISGKSSTNRPGLKKALKKLSAGDTLVVWKLDRLGRGVHHLISLIEQLKSQGIHFRSLTDNIDTGTAMGRFFFHVMSALAEMERELIVERTKAGLEAARLQGRIGGRKRVMTPEVIETAKRLFATGTPLRHVAIVLGVSPKTLYRYIPAKEQHELSASAG is encoded by the coding sequence GTGTTAATAGGCTATATTCGGGTGTCAACAAATGACCAAAATACACAATTACAGCGAAATGCGTTAATCAGCGTCAATTGTGAACAGATTTTTGTAGATAAAATAAGCGGAAAATCCAGTACGAACCGCCCTGGATTAAAGAAAGCGCTTAAAAAACTTTCTGCCGGCGATACACTGGTTGTCTGGAAACTCGATAGACTGGGTCGTGGTGTCCATCACCTAATTTCCTTGATTGAACAGTTGAAGAGCCAAGGTATCCATTTTCGTAGTTTGACAGACAATATCGATACCGGTACCGCAATGGGACGTTTTTTCTTTCATGTGATGAGTGCATTGGCTGAAATGGAACGTGAATTGATTGTTGAGCGCACAAAAGCCGGTTTAGAGGCGGCAAGGTTGCAGGGGCGTATTGGCGGTAGAAAACGGGTGATGACCCCCGAAGTAATCGAAACAGCAAAACGACTCTTTGCCACGGGTACCCCATTACGTCACGTGGCAATCGTGCTGGGAGTTTCACCCAAGACGCTTTATCGCTACATTCCGGCCAAGGAACAACATGAATTATCCGCGTCAGCAGGGTGA
- a CDS encoding IS256 family transposase produces MVRKNKLPDTPQQSQLRQVAQALVKDIKTESDLNKILNEFVKMTVEAALGAEMEHHLGYAKNAAEGRGSGNSRNGYSAKNITSQYGELAIETPRDRNGEFSPIMVEKGQTRLTHFDDHILAFYAQGMTTREITETFKKIYDAEVSPTLISKVTDAVIDRVTTWRSRPLDNLYPIVYLDCIVVKVHQDKRVINKSVYIALGINMEGHKECLGLWIAETEGAKTWLSILTELKNRGLNDILIACMDGLTGFPEAVNTVYPETKIQLCIVHLVRNSVKYVSWKDRQALCADLKLIYRSATEENALQELDSFEGRWGEKYPTLVQIWRRNWDNLSTFFTYPDEIRKVIYTTNAIESLNSVIRKAIKKRKIFAHDGSALKVIYLAIESASEKWTMPIPNWRQALNHFMIEYPERLSVYL; encoded by the coding sequence ATGGTAAGAAAGAATAAATTACCGGATACCCCGCAACAATCTCAGCTACGTCAGGTAGCTCAGGCGCTGGTAAAAGACATTAAAACTGAATCTGATCTAAACAAGATACTCAATGAATTCGTTAAGATGACAGTAGAAGCGGCATTAGGTGCTGAAATGGAACATCACCTAGGTTATGCCAAAAATGCGGCTGAAGGACGTGGCAGCGGTAATAGTCGTAATGGCTATTCTGCAAAAAATATTACCTCTCAGTACGGTGAATTAGCGATAGAAACGCCCCGTGACCGTAACGGCGAGTTTTCCCCGATAATGGTTGAAAAAGGGCAAACTCGGCTGACCCATTTTGACGATCACATTTTAGCGTTTTACGCTCAAGGCATGACCACACGGGAAATTACCGAAACCTTTAAAAAAATCTATGATGCTGAGGTATCGCCAACCTTGATATCTAAAGTCACTGATGCGGTAATTGACCGAGTAACCACCTGGCGTAGTCGCCCACTGGACAATCTGTATCCGATTGTTTATCTGGATTGTATTGTCGTTAAAGTTCACCAGGATAAGCGGGTTATCAATAAATCTGTCTATATCGCGCTAGGCATCAATATGGAAGGACATAAGGAATGCCTTGGCTTGTGGATAGCGGAGACGGAAGGAGCAAAGACCTGGTTATCGATTCTGACCGAGTTAAAGAATCGGGGCTTAAATGATATATTAATTGCTTGTATGGATGGTTTAACCGGGTTTCCTGAGGCTGTCAACACGGTCTATCCTGAGACAAAAATCCAGCTTTGCATTGTCCATTTAGTCCGTAATTCGGTCAAATACGTCAGTTGGAAAGATCGACAAGCACTCTGTGCCGACCTAAAACTCATTTACCGTTCCGCTACAGAAGAAAATGCTTTGCAAGAGCTTGATAGTTTTGAAGGACGCTGGGGTGAAAAATACCCAACACTGGTACAAATTTGGCGCAGAAATTGGGATAACCTATCCACATTTTTTACTTATCCCGACGAAATTCGCAAGGTGATTTATACAACAAATGCGATAGAATCACTCAATAGTGTGATACGTAAAGCCATAAAAAAACGCAAAATATTTGCACATGATGGGTCTGCATTAAAAGTGATTTATCTGGCAATAGAATCTGCATCAGAAAAGTGGACAATGCCGATACCAAACTGGCGTCAGGCTCTCAATCACTTTATGATCGAATACCCTGAACGGTTATCAGTGTATTTATGA
- a CDS encoding phage tail tape measure protein encodes MSDKNLRLQVVMSAVDKVTRPLKTMQAGHKKLAAAVKSSRDALGQLNTAGSKLTAFQSLQASLKKVSTELGSARLNAQLMTQEMSGLTAPTKKQTKALDAQWKAVSQLEQKQRSETQQLQQVRAELHRMGISAKDSAGATARISRETDRYTQRLQQQTRRLKQAADQQQRLTAAKARYNRLRDTRHRLVGAGVAATGAGIAMGLPVLATVKRYRDIEDAMKGVAKQVSGLRDDNGQRTLRFHELQKAIKDTAEQQPMEQGAVDFAALVEGGARMGVTQGSASWQEQKDNLLNFACTAAKAFELPAGELAEDLGKIAGLYKIPIKNIEALGDTLNFLDDNTQSKGADIIDVLKRMGDVADKMDFRQAAALGSAFLSLGATPEIAASASKAMVRELGIATIKAKDFQEAIDRLGLDGKALQRGIAYDAVGTLQTVLAKITTLPKDQQLVNMTQIFGKQFGDDATKLGLNIEEFSRQLALTRSQKATGSMQRESEIDKDSLSAQWLLLKTSAHNTFSSLGETLRSPLLGIIAKMKAVTRKIRDWVEANPKLAATLMKIATVLAVFTVGVATLALSVAALLAPLAVLKLTFSVLGIRLLPVLSHGLHKTGQRVAWLARSSLPLLQTGLRLLSAALIGLLSPMGLVIAAIAGTALTLTRYWQPMTAFLRGLIEGFRQAAAPIKEAFAPLQPLFDWLTEKIRALFGGLSELLSPITASAQALDTAAAKGEKFGDALAAGITLALTPLKRLREGVSWLLEKLGVIEAKSTKLPQIAATQPVRPRPHYTAPLYQSYKGSYAGQYDTGGHIPRGKWGIVGEKGAEIVSGSAHILSRKKTAVMAATASMMLTGYQAMAAPLHPQSLPATQYHTRPVTYTHHRQETPVSIHAPIQIITQPNHSPQDIAREVTRQLDARERRARAQVNSLYQDND; translated from the coding sequence ATGAGTGACAAAAACCTCAGATTACAGGTGGTGATGAGTGCGGTAGACAAAGTCACTCGTCCCCTGAAAACGATGCAGGCCGGTCATAAAAAGCTGGCAGCGGCGGTGAAATCCTCGCGCGATGCCCTGGGGCAGCTGAACACCGCAGGAAGCAAACTCACCGCCTTTCAGTCGCTGCAAGCCTCGCTGAAAAAAGTGTCCACTGAATTAGGCAGCGCCCGTCTCAACGCTCAGCTGATGACGCAGGAAATGTCAGGGTTAACCGCGCCGACGAAAAAACAGACAAAAGCCTTAGACGCACAATGGAAAGCCGTCAGTCAGCTAGAACAGAAGCAACGCAGTGAAACCCAACAGTTACAGCAAGTACGGGCTGAACTCCACCGCATGGGGATATCCGCAAAAGACAGTGCCGGGGCGACAGCGCGTATCAGCAGAGAAACGGACCGTTACACGCAACGTTTACAACAACAGACACGCCGACTCAAACAGGCGGCAGACCAGCAACAACGGCTGACAGCCGCCAAAGCCCGTTACAATAGGCTGCGTGACACCCGTCATCGACTGGTAGGCGCGGGCGTGGCGGCAACGGGAGCCGGCATCGCGATGGGCCTGCCGGTGCTGGCTACGGTAAAACGCTACCGTGATATTGAAGATGCGATGAAAGGGGTTGCCAAACAGGTCAGTGGCTTACGTGACGACAACGGCCAGCGTACTTTACGGTTCCATGAGCTGCAAAAGGCCATCAAAGACACAGCAGAACAGCAACCGATGGAACAGGGTGCCGTTGATTTTGCCGCGTTGGTGGAAGGGGGTGCCCGCATGGGCGTCACGCAGGGTAGCGCCTCATGGCAAGAGCAAAAAGATAACCTGCTCAATTTTGCCTGCACAGCCGCCAAAGCGTTTGAATTACCGGCCGGTGAACTGGCAGAAGACCTGGGAAAAATCGCCGGATTGTATAAAATTCCGATCAAAAACATTGAAGCCTTGGGCGATACCCTCAATTTTTTGGATGATAACACCCAATCTAAAGGGGCAGACATCATCGATGTGCTCAAACGGATGGGCGATGTGGCCGATAAAATGGATTTCAGGCAAGCCGCTGCCTTGGGTTCCGCTTTCTTGTCGCTGGGTGCCACCCCCGAAATTGCCGCCAGCGCCAGCAAAGCGATGGTGCGTGAACTAGGGATAGCCACCATCAAAGCCAAAGACTTTCAAGAGGCGATTGACCGCCTGGGCCTCGACGGGAAGGCGCTGCAACGGGGTATTGCTTATGATGCGGTGGGTACCTTGCAAACAGTGTTGGCTAAAATCACAACACTGCCCAAAGACCAGCAATTAGTTAATATGACGCAGATTTTTGGTAAACAGTTTGGCGATGATGCCACCAAACTGGGGCTCAATATTGAAGAATTCAGCCGCCAGCTCGCCCTCACCCGCAGTCAAAAAGCGACCGGTTCCATGCAACGGGAATCGGAGATTGACAAAGACTCACTCTCTGCACAATGGCTGCTGCTCAAAACCAGCGCACATAACACCTTCAGCAGTCTGGGCGAAACCCTGCGCAGTCCACTGCTGGGCATCATAGCGAAAATGAAAGCCGTCACCCGCAAAATACGCGATTGGGTAGAAGCCAATCCGAAACTGGCCGCCACCCTCATGAAAATCGCCACTGTGCTGGCCGTGTTCACCGTCGGTGTTGCGACGCTGGCCTTATCGGTGGCAGCCTTGTTAGCCCCGCTGGCAGTGTTAAAATTAACCTTTTCCGTACTGGGGATACGACTGTTACCCGTGTTATCTCATGGATTACACAAAACAGGCCAGCGGGTTGCCTGGCTGGCGCGTTCCTCGTTGCCATTACTGCAAACCGGTCTACGTCTACTCTCTGCTGCGCTAATAGGGTTACTGAGTCCGATGGGACTCGTTATAGCAGCGATAGCGGGCACGGCACTCACCTTAACCCGTTACTGGCAGCCGATGACGGCATTCTTACGTGGACTGATCGAAGGATTTAGGCAAGCAGCCGCGCCGATCAAAGAGGCGTTTGCTCCGTTACAACCGCTATTTGACTGGCTGACAGAAAAAATCAGGGCGCTGTTTGGCGGGTTGAGCGAGCTGCTCAGTCCAATCACCGCCAGTGCGCAAGCATTGGATACGGCGGCTGCCAAGGGGGAAAAATTTGGCGACGCTTTAGCCGCAGGTATCACGCTCGCTCTGACGCCGCTCAAACGGTTAAGGGAAGGTGTGTCATGGTTACTGGAAAAATTGGGCGTGATTGAAGCCAAATCCACAAAATTACCCCAGATAGCGGCCACACAACCCGTACGGCCTCGCCCTCATTACACCGCCCCGCTTTACCAATCGTATAAAGGGAGCTACGCAGGGCAATACGACACAGGGGGTCATATTCCACGGGGAAAATGGGGTATTGTCGGTGAGAAAGGGGCAGAAATCGTCTCCGGTTCTGCTCATATCCTCAGCCGTAAAAAAACCGCGGTGATGGCTGCAACGGCGAGCATGATGTTAACCGGCTATCAGGCCATGGCGGCGCCCTTACACCCCCAAAGCTTACCGGCGACACAGTATCACACCCGTCCTGTTACCTATACGCATCACCGTCAGGAAACACCGGTATCGATTCATGCCCCGATCCAGATCATCACCCAGCCCAACCACAGCCCACAGGATATCGCGCGGGAAGTCACCCGTCAGCTAGATGCCCGAGAGCGCCGAGCCAGAGCACAAGTCAACAGCCTCTACCAGGATAATGATTAA
- a CDS encoding class II holin family protein codes for MTMEKLTTGAAYGASAGSILNGLLNSYSPEQWIAIGVLAGVSLAVLTYLTNLYFKIKEDKRKSRTGK; via the coding sequence ATGACAATGGAAAAACTGACGACAGGCGCGGCCTATGGTGCTTCTGCCGGTAGCATCCTGAATGGTTTGCTAAACAGCTACAGCCCGGAACAATGGATCGCCATTGGCGTACTCGCGGGCGTCTCGCTGGCTGTGCTGACGTATTTGACGAATTTATATTTCAAAATTAAAGAAGATAAGCGCAAGAGCAGGACAGGCAAATGA
- a CDS encoding phage tail protein — translation MMMALGLFVFMLKTVPYQRVQHQMAWRHPTNSRVGQRPQSQFLGADDEIITLSGVLYPELTGGRLSLRGLQQMAETGKAWSLIEGNGTIYGMFVIESLSRSNSIFFSDGSARKIDFTLSLKRTDDSLKTLFGDLTQQFDDLSKQIADSAKRLLS, via the coding sequence ATGATGATGGCATTAGGGCTGTTTGTCTTTATGTTAAAAACGGTACCCTATCAACGCGTTCAACATCAAATGGCCTGGCGACACCCGACCAACAGTCGAGTAGGACAACGGCCACAAAGCCAGTTTCTGGGTGCTGACGACGAAATCATCACCTTGAGCGGGGTACTCTATCCGGAACTGACCGGTGGGCGTCTTTCATTGAGGGGACTGCAACAGATGGCAGAAACCGGTAAAGCCTGGTCACTGATTGAAGGCAATGGGACGATTTACGGCATGTTTGTGATTGAAAGCCTCAGCCGCAGTAACAGTATTTTTTTCAGTGATGGATCAGCACGAAAAATCGACTTCACACTCAGTTTGAAACGCACCGATGACAGCCTAAAAACGCTATTTGGCGATCTGACTCAACAGTTTGATGACCTGTCGAAACAAATAGCCGACAGCGCCAAGCGGTTATTATCATGA
- a CDS encoding phage tail sheath protein, which produces MAQAYHHGVSVQEINQGTRTVTPISTAIVGMVCTADDADAKTFPLNTPILLTDVLTASGKAGETGTLARALEAISDQTQPLTVVVRVAQGDNEAETTSNIIGGSTPEGRKTGLNALLAAQGQCGVTPRILGVPGHDTQAVASELVALAQRLRGFAYLSAYGCKTKEEAIHYRKNFSQREAMLIWSDFLSWDSVTHAETTAFATARALGLRAKIDQQTGWHKTLSNVGINGVTGISADVYWDLQNSATDANLLNQHAVTTLIRKDGYRFWGSRTCSDDPLFQFENYTRTAQVLADTLADAHLWAVDKPIHPSLIKDIVESISATFRTLKSAGHLIDGSCWFDETRNDKDALKAGKLVIDYDYTPVPPLENLLLRQRITDRYLINLAQQGT; this is translated from the coding sequence ATGGCGCAAGCTTATCATCACGGTGTCAGTGTGCAGGAAATCAACCAAGGCACCCGCACCGTCACCCCTATTAGCACCGCGATTGTCGGCATGGTCTGTACCGCTGACGATGCCGATGCAAAAACTTTCCCACTGAATACCCCGATCCTGCTCACCGATGTCCTCACCGCCAGTGGCAAAGCCGGTGAAACCGGCACCTTAGCCCGAGCATTGGAGGCCATCAGTGATCAAACTCAGCCACTCACTGTGGTGGTTCGTGTCGCACAGGGGGACAATGAAGCCGAAACGACTTCGAATATCATCGGAGGCAGCACCCCTGAGGGGCGAAAAACCGGCCTCAACGCCTTGCTCGCCGCCCAAGGCCAATGTGGGGTGACACCGCGTATTTTAGGCGTTCCGGGTCATGACACCCAGGCCGTTGCCAGCGAACTGGTTGCCCTTGCCCAACGCTTGCGAGGGTTCGCTTACCTCAGTGCTTACGGCTGTAAAACCAAAGAAGAGGCCATCCATTACCGCAAAAATTTCAGCCAACGTGAAGCTATGCTGATTTGGTCTGATTTTCTCAGCTGGGACAGCGTCACCCACGCGGAAACCACCGCCTTTGCTACCGCGCGTGCGCTCGGGCTGCGAGCAAAAATCGACCAGCAAACCGGTTGGCACAAAACGCTTTCTAACGTCGGTATCAACGGTGTCACCGGCATTTCTGCCGATGTCTATTGGGATTTACAAAACAGCGCGACCGATGCCAATCTCTTGAATCAGCATGCCGTTACCACGCTGATCCGCAAAGACGGCTACCGCTTTTGGGGGTCACGTACCTGCTCTGATGACCCGCTGTTTCAGTTTGAAAATTACACCCGCACGGCACAGGTGCTGGCCGATACCTTAGCGGATGCACACCTGTGGGCAGTAGACAAACCGATACATCCCTCATTAATCAAGGATATCGTGGAAAGCATCAGCGCCACCTTTCGCACACTGAAATCAGCGGGTCATCTTATCGACGGTAGCTGCTGGTTCGATGAAACCCGCAACGACAAAGACGCTCTTAAGGCCGGAAAACTGGTGATTGATTACGACTACACACCGGTGCCCCCACTGGAAAATCTGCTGCTCCGTCAACGCATTACTGATCGTTATCTTATCAATCTGGCACAACAGGGCACTTAA
- a CDS encoding phage late control D family protein — translation MIPLDDKFLSGNPSPAYRIDVDGKDISSTLQPRLMSLTLTDNRGFEADQLDIELDDSDGELALPRRGVTLSVSLGWQGEALIHKGTFTVDEIEHSGAPDKLTLRGRSADFRDSLNIRREQSYHNVTLGDILTLIAQRNKLTAALTPTLAAITITHIDQTNESDGNFITRLAQQQGAIAAIKKGTLLFIPPGRGKTASGKPIPAFTLIRNLGDSHQFSVADRSAYTGVVAHWFNTRSTKKETVSVKRRSNSSTVREDKKTEKKGRYLIGTDENILLLRTTYATKTNAQRAAQAKWQQLQRGVAKFSLQLAKGRADLYPETPINVSGFKQEIDEANWTLTTATHTLSDNGFTTALTLEVKIDKGDMA, via the coding sequence ATGATCCCGCTCGACGACAAATTTCTTTCAGGCAACCCGAGTCCAGCCTATCGGATTGATGTTGACGGTAAAGACATCAGCTCGACCCTGCAACCGCGTTTAATGTCGCTCACACTGACGGATAATCGTGGCTTTGAAGCGGATCAACTCGATATTGAACTCGATGACAGTGACGGCGAGTTAGCTTTACCACGCAGAGGGGTGACACTCTCAGTATCATTAGGCTGGCAAGGTGAAGCACTAATCCACAAAGGCACTTTTACGGTGGATGAAATTGAACACAGCGGCGCACCGGATAAATTAACCCTGCGAGGCAGAAGTGCGGATTTCAGGGACAGCTTAAACATTCGCCGTGAGCAATCCTACCACAACGTCACGCTCGGTGACATCCTCACGCTGATTGCCCAGCGTAATAAACTCACGGCGGCGTTAACGCCCACGTTGGCTGCGATCACAATCACACACATCGACCAGACTAACGAATCAGATGGCAACTTTATCACACGCCTGGCTCAGCAACAGGGTGCCATTGCCGCGATCAAGAAAGGCACATTGCTCTTTATTCCGCCAGGCAGGGGCAAAACGGCGAGTGGAAAACCGATCCCCGCCTTCACTCTGATCCGTAATCTGGGCGACAGCCATCAATTCAGTGTCGCTGACCGCAGTGCCTATACCGGTGTAGTTGCCCATTGGTTCAACACCCGCAGCACAAAAAAAGAAACCGTCAGCGTCAAACGCCGCTCAAACTCGAGCACAGTACGAGAAGATAAAAAGACAGAAAAGAAAGGCCGTTATCTGATTGGCACGGATGAAAATATCTTACTGCTGCGCACCACCTATGCGACAAAAACCAATGCGCAGCGGGCAGCCCAAGCAAAATGGCAACAACTGCAACGGGGCGTGGCAAAATTCTCTCTTCAGCTCGCCAAAGGCCGTGCTGACCTCTACCCGGAAACACCGATCAACGTCAGCGGATTTAAACAGGAAATCGACGAGGCTAACTGGACACTCACCACCGCGACGCATACCCTGAGCGACAATGGCTTTACCACGGCGCTCACACTGGAAGTAAAAATTGATAAAGGGGACATGGCCTAG
- a CDS encoding lysozyme: protein MSKLSKPMLGLILAGATATTILAQFLHEKESNRLTAYRDGANVWTICRGATRVDDKPVRQSLQLSAKKCEQVNKFEVDKAIAWVERHVQVPLSDAQKAGIASFCPYNIGASKCFSSTFYRKLNAGDYHGACAEIKRWPFDGGKDCRIRANNCAGQVMRQAQESELTC from the coding sequence ATGAGTAAGCTAAGCAAACCCATGCTGGGACTTATTTTGGCAGGAGCGACAGCGACAACCATCCTTGCTCAATTTCTGCATGAAAAAGAAAGCAATCGGCTGACAGCTTACCGAGACGGCGCGAATGTGTGGACAATTTGCCGCGGTGCGACACGAGTTGATGACAAGCCGGTGAGGCAAAGCCTGCAACTCAGTGCAAAAAAATGCGAGCAAGTTAACAAATTTGAGGTAGATAAAGCGATCGCCTGGGTAGAACGTCATGTTCAGGTACCGTTAAGCGACGCCCAGAAAGCCGGTATTGCTTCATTTTGTCCGTATAACATCGGTGCAAGTAAATGCTTCTCGTCGACTTTTTATCGAAAATTGAATGCCGGTGACTACCACGGTGCTTGTGCAGAAATCAAACGCTGGCCATTTGATGGCGGTAAAGATTGTCGCATTCGAGCTAATAACTGTGCGGGTCAAGTAATGAGACAAGCGCAAGAAAGTGAACTCACCTGTTGA
- a CDS encoding phage tail assembly protein, which yields MSKPTATQNNDVIITPSEENKTSASVTLDTPLVRGESTLNDITVRKPLAGALRGAKIQALLETDVDALMIVLPRVTTPALTKSDIMALDPADLYRLSVELIYFLLPKSVKSSFQPD from the coding sequence ATGAGCAAACCCACGGCAACACAAAACAACGATGTTATTATCACCCCATCGGAAGAAAATAAAACCTCGGCCAGCGTGACACTGGATACCCCGCTGGTCAGAGGGGAGAGCACACTCAATGACATCACGGTGCGTAAACCCTTGGCAGGTGCCTTACGCGGAGCAAAAATTCAAGCATTATTAGAAACCGATGTCGATGCATTGATGATCGTCTTACCGCGTGTTACCACGCCAGCGCTCACAAAAAGTGACATCATGGCACTGGACCCGGCGGATTTGTATCGCCTCAGTGTCGAGCTGATCTATTTTTTGTTACCGAAGTCGGTGAAGTCCAGTTTCCAGCCCGATTAA
- a CDS encoding ogr/Delta-like zinc finger family protein: MMNCHLCKQAAHTRTSSYLSSTTKERYHQCTNINCGHTFITMETFVRSIVTPHDVQSAPPHLKKQKQAGGC, encoded by the coding sequence ATGATGAATTGTCATCTCTGTAAACAGGCCGCCCACACCCGCACGAGTAGTTATTTATCCAGCACCACCAAAGAACGTTATCACCAATGTACCAACATTAATTGTGGTCATACCTTTATCACCATGGAAACTTTTGTCCGTTCCATTGTGACCCCGCACGATGTGCAATCTGCACCGCCACACCTGAAAAAACAGAAGCAGGCTGGGGGTTGTTGA
- a CDS encoding IS630 family transposase → MIAHSQLINETTVRRHLTDYHKLNKLKPENGGSDGYLNAEQTTSLVEHLTQPLYHHNHQIVAYIAGRWNITFTVSGLYKGLKQQGFSYKKPKGVPHKFAVEKQQQFIKTYSELKDAAGNDPILFIDAVHPTQTTKISYGWIRKGQDKTIETTGSRTRLNIMGALNIQNVANPIIRDDETINSENVVHFLSAIRAHYPITTTAHVILEGAGYHRSQLVQDAALTLNIQLHYLPPYSPNLNPIERLWKVMNEQTRNNRYYPSKQS, encoded by the coding sequence ATGATTGCTCACTCACAGCTCATTAATGAAACCACGGTGCGGCGCCACCTTACAGACTATCATAAACTCAACAAGCTCAAGCCTGAAAATGGCGGCTCCGATGGCTATCTCAATGCGGAACAGACCACGTCGCTGGTTGAACATCTCACCCAGCCGCTCTACCACCACAATCACCAAATTGTGGCCTATATCGCTGGACGCTGGAACATCACCTTTACCGTATCAGGTCTGTATAAAGGGTTGAAGCAGCAGGGCTTTAGCTATAAAAAGCCGAAAGGTGTTCCGCATAAATTTGCCGTTGAGAAACAGCAGCAATTTATAAAGACCTACAGCGAATTGAAAGACGCCGCGGGTAATGACCCCATACTGTTTATTGATGCCGTTCATCCGACACAAACCACCAAAATAAGCTACGGCTGGATACGAAAAGGCCAGGATAAAACGATAGAGACCACCGGGAGCAGAACGCGGTTGAATATCATGGGAGCCTTGAACATCCAGAATGTGGCTAACCCCATAATCCGTGATGATGAGACGATTAACAGCGAAAATGTGGTTCACTTCCTGTCTGCCATTCGCGCGCATTATCCCATCACGACAACGGCACATGTGATCCTCGAGGGTGCAGGCTATCACCGTTCACAGCTTGTGCAAGACGCCGCGCTTACGTTGAATATCCAGCTTCATTACCTTCCGCCGTATAGCCCGAATCTAAACCCGATAGAGCGATTGTGGAAGGTGATGAATGAGCAAACACGAAACAATAGATATTACCCATCTAAACAGAGTTGA
- a CDS encoding phage major tail tube protein, producing the protein MALPRKLKYFNLFNDGDNYQGVVESITLPKLVRKLEDYRGGGMNGSAKIDLGLEEGAIDMEWTIGGVEAQLYRQWGSAKIDGVQLRFAGSLQRDDSGDITSIEIVTRGRHQEIDSGDYKQGDNSQTKISSKNTYYKLTINNEVIVEIDTLNMIEISNGNDLLQEHRRAIGL; encoded by the coding sequence ATGGCATTACCACGCAAACTCAAATATTTCAACCTGTTTAACGACGGCGATAATTATCAAGGCGTTGTTGAATCGATCACCTTGCCCAAACTGGTACGCAAACTGGAAGACTACCGTGGTGGTGGCATGAACGGCAGCGCTAAAATTGATTTAGGGCTGGAAGAAGGCGCAATCGACATGGAGTGGACAATTGGTGGTGTTGAAGCCCAGCTTTACCGACAATGGGGCAGTGCTAAAATCGACGGCGTGCAACTGCGCTTCGCCGGTTCATTGCAACGCGATGATAGCGGTGACATCACATCCATCGAGATAGTGACGCGCGGGCGTCATCAGGAAATTGACAGCGGTGACTACAAACAGGGCGATAACTCACAGACCAAGATTTCATCAAAAAACACCTACTACAAATTGACGATAAATAACGAGGTGATTGTCGAAATTGACACCCTCAATATGATTGAAATCTCGAATGGCAACGATTTATTGCAAGAACACCGACGGGCAATCGGTCTGTAA
- a CDS encoding tail fiber assembly protein, with amino-acid sequence MHQQALAAQRMKTRAEKRRDLLREATTKIAPLQDAVELGIATEDEIAALNTWKHYRVALNRLDTTTVESEWPVVLR; translated from the coding sequence TTGCATCAACAAGCCTTGGCTGCCCAGCGAATGAAAACACGTGCCGAGAAGCGTCGCGATTTACTTAGAGAAGCGACGACGAAAATCGCGCCTCTGCAAGATGCGGTGGAGTTAGGGATTGCTACTGAGGATGAAATAGCAGCACTTAACACGTGGAAACACTACCGCGTGGCGTTAAATAGGCTAGATACTACGACGGTAGAGAGTGAGTGGCCGGTGGTGCTGAGGTGA
- a CDS encoding GpE family phage tail protein produces the protein MADIAMLFHWPPSVTGSMTLTELLDWREKAIIRRGAQDE, from the coding sequence ATGGCTGACATTGCGATGCTTTTTCACTGGCCGCCGTCCGTTACTGGCAGCATGACATTAACCGAATTACTGGATTGGCGTGAGAAAGCCATTATTCGCCGTGGTGCACAAGATGAGTGA